In Populus nigra chromosome 10, ddPopNigr1.1, whole genome shotgun sequence, the following proteins share a genomic window:
- the LOC133705592 gene encoding BI1-like protein, whose amino-acid sequence MSAEMFGYSSVSNKDTGKEVDLEAGNGETLYPGLSLGENQLRWGLIRKVYGILAAQLVLTTIVAAATVLYTPITDLLRGSFGFVMLLSIVPFILLWPLHVYHQKHPVNLIILGLFTVSLSLLVGASCANIEGKIVLEALILTSAVVCSLTGYTFWASKKGKDFSFLGPILFTALIILILTSFIQVFFPLGSTSTAVYGGISALIFCGYIVYDTDHLIKRFSYDQYILASAALYLDILNLFLSILRVLSQRNN is encoded by the exons ATGTCAGCAGAGATGTTCGGATACTCGAGCGTTAGCAACAAGGATACGGGCAAGGAGGTTGATTTGGAGGCAGGGAATGGAGAGACTTTGTACCCAGGTTTGAGTCTTGGAGAGAACCAGTTACGATGGGGCTTGATTCGCAAAGTTTATGGCATCTTGGCTGCTCAGCTTGTCCTCACCACCATCGTCGCTGCTGCTACGGTTCTATATACTCCTATCACTGATCTCCTCAGGGGCAGTTTTGGGTTCGTTATGCTCCTATCAATTGTTCCCTTTATTT TGTTGTGGCCCTTGCATGTGTATCATCAGAAACACCCTGTGAATCTAATCATTCTTGGCCTCTTCACTGTTTCACTGAGTCTCTTGGTTGGAGCAAGCTGTGCTAATATAGAAG GGAAAATCGTGCTTGAGGCATTAATTCTGACCTCCGCTGTGGTTTGCTCTCTAACCGGATACACTTTCTGGGCTTCTAAGAAGGGCAAGGACTTTAGCTTTCTTGGACCAATTCTCTTCACTGCCCTCATTATCCTCATCCTGACTAGTTTTATCCAG GTGTTCTTCCCACTTGGCTCAACATCTACTGCAGTTTATGGTGGAATTAGCGCTTTGATTTTCTGTGGATACATAGTTTATGACACTGACCACCTGATCAAGCGCTTCTCATATGATCAGTATATTTTGGCCTCGGCTGCTCTCTATTTGGACATTCTGAACCTGTTTCTTTCCATTCTGCGGGTGCTGAGTCAGAGAAACAATTAG